A DNA window from Streptococcus parapneumoniae contains the following coding sequences:
- a CDS encoding TenA family protein, with protein sequence METQVYAFQPGLTVGELLKNSQKDWQAAINHRFVKELFEGTIENKVLKDYLIQDYHFFDAFLSMLGACVAHADQLESKLRFAKQLGFLEADEDGYFQKAFKELKVSENDYLEVSLHPVTKAFQELMYSAVSSSDYAHLLVMLVIAEGLYLDWGSKDLALPEAYIHSEWINLHRGPFFAEWVQFLVDELNRVGKGREDLTELQQRWNQAVALELAFFDIGYDA encoded by the coding sequence ATGGAAACACAGGTTTATGCATTTCAGCCAGGTTTGACTGTTGGAGAATTATTAAAAAATAGTCAGAAGGATTGGCAGGCTGCAATCAATCATCGTTTTGTCAAGGAACTTTTTGAAGGGACAATTGAGAATAAGGTCTTAAAAGACTACCTAATTCAAGATTATCACTTCTTTGATGCCTTCTTATCCATGCTGGGTGCCTGCGTAGCTCACGCAGACCAGCTTGAATCCAAGCTTCGTTTTGCCAAGCAACTAGGCTTTCTTGAAGCAGATGAAGATGGTTATTTCCAAAAGGCTTTCAAAGAGCTAAAAGTATCTGAGAATGACTATCTGGAAGTGAGCTTGCACCCTGTAACAAAAGCCTTTCAGGAGCTTATGTATTCTGCTGTGTCATCATCAGACTATGCTCATCTTTTGGTCATGCTGGTCATTGCAGAAGGTCTCTATTTAGATTGGGGTTCTAAAGATTTGGCTCTACCTGAAGCCTATATTCATTCGGAATGGATCAATCTCCACAGAGGTCCTTTCTTTGCAGAGTGGGTTCAATTTCTGGTTGACGAACTCAATCGTGTCGGGAAAGGTCGAGAAGATTTGACAGAACTTCAGCAACGCTGGAATCAAGCGGTCGCTTTAGAATTAGCCTTTTTTGATATTGGTTATGACGCCTAG